One stretch of Streptomyces hygroscopicus DNA includes these proteins:
- a CDS encoding RNA helicase: protein MTDELSPAERYAASRARAAEQATALAPFREMYDFELDPFQIEACKALESGKGVLVAAPTGSGKTIVGEFAVHLALTQGRKCFYTTPIKALSNQKYTDLVRRYGADKVGLLTGDNSVNSDAPVVVMTTEVLRNMLYAGSQSLLGLGHVVMDEVHYLSDRFRGAVWEEVIIHLPESVTLVSLSATVSNAEEFGDWLDTVRGDTEVIVSEHRPVPLWQHVLAGRRMYDLFEEKSGQDGDQSGRREVNPDLVRLARTESSRPTFGRDKRRGRNMREADRERERRQRSRIWTPGRAEVIDRLDSEGLLPAITFIFSRAGCQAAVQQCLHAGLRLNDEAARARVRALVEERTAGIPDEDLHVLGYFEWLEGLERGIAAHHAGMLPTFKEVVEELFVRGLVKAVFATETLALGINMPARSVVLEKLVKWNGEQHADITPGEYTQLTGRAGRRGIDVEGHAVVLWQRTMDPAALAGLAGTRTYPLRSSFKPSYNMAVNLVSQFGRHRSRELLETSFAQFQADKAVVGITRQVQRNEEGLEGYRASMTCHLGDFDEYARLRRELKDRETELAKQGAAQRRAAATVALEKLRPGDVIHVPTGKFAGLALVLDPGLPAGRVGGHRGMEYHDGPRPLVLTAERQVKRLASIDFPVPVEPLDRMRIPKSFNPRSPQSRRDLASALRTKAGHHDVGRRRKERSAAADDTEIARLRAAIRAHPCHGCSDREDHARWGERYQRLLRDTRQLERRIEGRTNTIARTFDRICSLLSELGYLRGDEVTDVGKRLARLYGELDLLASECLREGVWEGLPPAELAACASALVYEARTADDALPPKLPPGRAKDALGEMVRIWGRLDALEEEHKINQAEGVGQREPDLGFAWAAYRWASGHGLDEVLRDIDMPAGDFVRWTKQLIDVLGQIAAAAPEGTVARNARRAVDELLRGVVAYSSVG, encoded by the coding sequence ATGACCGACGAGCTATCTCCCGCCGAGCGCTATGCGGCGTCCCGCGCCCGGGCCGCCGAGCAGGCCACCGCGCTGGCCCCCTTCCGCGAGATGTACGACTTCGAGCTGGATCCCTTCCAGATCGAGGCGTGCAAGGCCCTGGAGTCCGGCAAGGGCGTGCTGGTCGCCGCCCCCACCGGCTCGGGCAAGACCATCGTGGGCGAGTTCGCCGTCCACCTGGCGCTGACCCAGGGCCGCAAGTGCTTCTACACCACGCCCATCAAGGCGCTGTCCAACCAGAAGTACACCGACCTGGTGAGGCGCTACGGCGCCGACAAGGTCGGTCTCCTCACCGGGGACAACAGCGTCAATTCCGATGCCCCGGTGGTCGTGATGACCACCGAGGTGCTGCGGAACATGCTCTATGCCGGCTCCCAGTCGCTGCTCGGCCTAGGCCATGTGGTGATGGACGAGGTCCACTATCTCTCCGACCGGTTCCGCGGCGCCGTCTGGGAGGAGGTCATCATCCACCTCCCCGAGTCGGTGACGCTGGTGTCACTCTCCGCGACGGTTTCCAATGCCGAGGAGTTCGGCGACTGGCTCGACACCGTCCGCGGTGACACCGAGGTCATCGTCTCCGAGCACCGCCCCGTGCCGCTGTGGCAGCACGTGCTGGCCGGGCGCCGGATGTACGACCTGTTCGAGGAGAAGAGCGGCCAGGACGGCGACCAGAGCGGGCGCCGCGAGGTCAACCCCGATCTCGTCCGGCTGGCCCGGACGGAGAGCAGCCGCCCCACCTTCGGCCGCGACAAGCGCCGCGGCCGCAATATGCGCGAGGCCGACCGGGAGCGCGAGCGCCGTCAGCGCAGCCGGATCTGGACCCCCGGCCGGGCCGAGGTGATCGACCGGCTCGACTCCGAGGGGCTGCTCCCCGCCATCACCTTCATCTTCAGCCGGGCCGGCTGCCAGGCCGCCGTACAGCAGTGTCTCCACGCGGGGCTGCGGCTCAACGACGAGGCGGCGCGCGCCCGGGTACGGGCCCTCGTCGAGGAGCGCACCGCCGGGATTCCGGACGAAGACCTCCATGTGCTGGGGTACTTCGAATGGCTGGAGGGGCTGGAGCGGGGCATCGCGGCCCACCACGCCGGAATGCTCCCCACCTTCAAGGAAGTTGTCGAGGAGCTCTTCGTCCGCGGCCTGGTCAAGGCCGTCTTCGCCACCGAGACCCTCGCGCTCGGCATCAACATGCCCGCCCGTTCGGTGGTGTTGGAGAAGCTCGTCAAGTGGAACGGCGAACAGCACGCGGACATCACCCCCGGTGAGTACACCCAGTTGACCGGCCGGGCCGGGCGGCGCGGTATCGATGTCGAGGGCCATGCGGTGGTGCTGTGGCAGCGCACCATGGACCCCGCGGCGCTCGCCGGGCTGGCCGGCACCCGGACGTATCCGCTGCGCTCCTCCTTCAAGCCGTCGTACAACATGGCGGTCAACCTCGTCTCCCAGTTCGGGCGGCACCGCTCGCGCGAGCTGCTGGAGACCTCCTTCGCGCAGTTCCAGGCCGACAAGGCGGTCGTCGGCATCACCCGTCAGGTGCAGCGCAACGAGGAGGGGCTGGAGGGCTATCGCGCCTCCATGACCTGCCATCTCGGCGACTTCGACGAGTACGCGCGGCTGCGCCGCGAGCTCAAGGACCGCGAGACCGAGCTGGCCAAGCAGGGCGCGGCCCAGCGGCGTGCGGCCGCCACGGTCGCCCTGGAGAAGCTCCGGCCCGGCGATGTCATCCATGTGCCCACCGGCAAGTTCGCCGGGCTCGCGCTGGTGCTGGATCCCGGGCTGCCCGCCGGGCGGGTCGGCGGCCACCGCGGCATGGAGTACCACGACGGGCCGCGGCCCCTGGTGCTCACCGCCGAGCGGCAGGTCAAGCGGCTGGCGTCGATCGACTTCCCCGTCCCGGTCGAGCCGCTGGACCGGATGCGGATCCCCAAGTCGTTCAATCCGCGCAGCCCCCAGTCCCGCCGCGATCTGGCCTCCGCGCTGCGCACCAAGGCCGGTCACCACGATGTGGGACGCCGCCGTAAGGAGCGCTCGGCCGCCGCCGACGACACCGAGATCGCCCGGCTGCGCGCGGCCATCCGCGCCCACCCCTGCCACGGCTGCAGCGACCGCGAGGACCACGCCCGCTGGGGCGAGCGCTACCAGCGGCTGCTGCGCGACACCCGGCAGCTTGAGCGGCGCATCGAGGGCCGTACGAACACCATCGCCCGCACCTTCGACCGGATCTGCTCCCTGCTGAGCGAGCTCGGCTATCTGCGCGGCGACGAGGTCACGGACGTCGGGAAGCGGCTGGCGCGGCTGTACGGCGAGCTGGACCTGCTGGCCAGCGAATGCCTGCGCGAGGGCGTCTGGGAGGGGCTGCCCCCCGCCGAGCTCGCGGCCTGCGCCTCCGCGCTCGTCTACGAGGCGCGGACGGCCGATGACGCGCTGCCGCCCAAACTGCCCCCGGGCCGGGCCAAGGACGCGCTCGGCGAGATGGTCCGCATCTGGGGGCGGCTGGACGCTCTCGAGGAGGAGCACAAGATCAACCAGGCGGAGGGCGTCGGTCAGCGCGAGCCGGATCTGGGCTTCGCCTGGGCCGCCTACCGCTGGGCGTCCGGCCACGGGCTCGACGAGGTGCTGCGGGACATCGACATGCCCGCCGGTGACTTCGTGCGCTGGACCAAGCAACTGATCGATGTGCTCGGCCAGATCGCCGCGGCGGCCCCGGAGGGCACGGTGGCGCGGAACGCCCGCCGCGCGGTCGACGAACTGCTGCGCGGGGTCGTGGCGTACTCCTCGGTCGGCTGA
- a CDS encoding membrane protein, protein MLKSARTKEKDPEGRMPLAEHLRELRNRLLKSVLAICVVTIVAMFYYMDIAKFLMQPVLDAVGCGGVSLSDLSGKGSKGHDCAYFTVNGLLSPFTIMLKVSFTTGLVVATPIWLYQLWAFLAPGLHRNEKKYGLFFVGLGVPLFVCGAYFAYMILPTSAKVLIGFTPEGANNLLPLDDFLDLLARMIVVFGLAFELPLLLILLNFTGILTGRRMLGWWRAMIMGITVFGAIATPSTDPIGMFALAGPVVVLYFGAVGVSLLNDRRKARRRAADPDFGLSDDEASELDLTPEAVAAPSARPELTDGDDSGGTTRRNGYDDVT, encoded by the coding sequence TTGCTCAAGTCTGCCCGCACGAAGGAGAAGGACCCCGAGGGGCGGATGCCCCTGGCTGAGCACCTGCGTGAACTGCGCAACCGGTTGCTCAAGTCTGTCCTGGCGATCTGCGTGGTCACGATCGTCGCGATGTTCTACTACATGGACATCGCCAAATTCCTGATGCAGCCGGTGCTGGACGCCGTCGGCTGTGGCGGGGTCTCGCTGTCCGATCTCTCCGGCAAGGGGAGCAAGGGCCACGACTGCGCCTACTTCACCGTGAACGGTCTGCTGTCGCCGTTCACGATCATGCTGAAGGTCTCCTTCACAACCGGGCTGGTGGTGGCCACCCCGATCTGGCTCTACCAGCTCTGGGCCTTCCTCGCGCCCGGCCTGCACCGCAACGAGAAGAAGTACGGCCTGTTCTTCGTCGGGCTCGGCGTACCGCTCTTCGTCTGTGGCGCGTACTTCGCATACATGATTCTTCCGACCAGCGCCAAGGTCCTCATCGGCTTCACCCCCGAGGGGGCCAACAACCTCCTCCCGCTGGACGACTTCCTCGATCTGCTCGCCCGGATGATCGTCGTCTTCGGACTCGCCTTCGAGCTTCCGCTGCTGCTGATCCTGCTGAACTTCACCGGCATCCTCACCGGACGCCGGATGCTCGGCTGGTGGCGCGCCATGATCATGGGCATCACGGTCTTCGGCGCCATCGCCACCCCCAGCACCGACCCGATCGGCATGTTCGCCCTGGCCGGACCGGTCGTCGTGCTCTACTTCGGCGCCGTCGGCGTCTCCCTGCTCAACGACCGGCGCAAGGCGCGCCGCCGGGCCGCCGACCCGGACTTCGGCCTGAGCGACGACGAGGCGTCCGAGCTGGATCTGACCCCCGAGGCCGTCGCCGCGCCCAGCGCCAGGCCGGAGCTCACCGACGGGGACGACTCCGGCGGCACCACCCGGCGCAACGGCTACGACGACGTCACCTAG
- a CDS encoding preprotein translocase subunit TatA — MLFGKIGVPEILLILVVVLLLFGAKKLPDMARSLGKSARILKSEAKAMKSDGQQQQTAPADPPQPGQDESTHRTIQAAPGDVTSSRPVSEPSDTTKR, encoded by the coding sequence ATGCTGTTCGGAAAGATCGGCGTTCCCGAGATTCTCCTCATCCTTGTCGTCGTGCTGCTGCTGTTCGGTGCCAAGAAGCTTCCGGACATGGCCCGCTCGCTGGGCAAGTCGGCCCGGATCCTCAAGAGCGAGGCGAAGGCCATGAAGTCGGATGGTCAGCAGCAGCAGACCGCGCCGGCCGACCCGCCCCAGCCCGGCCAGGACGAGTCCACCCATCGTACGATCCAGGCCGCGCCCGGAGACGTGACCAGCTCGCGTCCGGTGTCGGAGCCGAGCGACACCACCAAGCGCTGA
- a CDS encoding cell shape-determining protein CcmA codes for MAPVVTSVTPSQGNPSGGTPVTINGSGFTGATVVRFGSNLATNVVVVSSTQITARTPAGSGTVKVTVTGPTGTSTQNVFFLYTTVAAPVLTALSPASGPTSGGNTVTITGTNLTSATQVLFGANPATILTNTPTQITATAPAGTSTTNVTVTTPSGTSNPLTYTYTTIPAPTITNLNPPNGPTTGGNTVTITGTGLSGAIQVLFGANPATILTNTPTQITATAPAGPPSVVNVTVTTPGGTSNPLPYVYVAAPIVIGVSPQFGPDTGGNTVTITGSNLALASAVNFGPTPATGFAVISDNQLTATAPPGTGTVVVTVTTPGGTSTLGPGNPYYTYLGAPVINTLVPNQGSELGGDSVTINGSNLTYTDALTFGGTPASFSVLSDTLVVTTTPTHAAGTVNVQLHTPAGNSNTLPFTYDPA; via the coding sequence GCGTGACTCCCTCTCAGGGCAATCCATCGGGGGGCACCCCCGTCACGATCAACGGTTCCGGTTTCACCGGCGCCACCGTGGTCAGGTTCGGCTCCAACCTGGCCACCAATGTGGTCGTCGTGAGCAGTACGCAGATCACGGCCAGAACACCCGCGGGAAGCGGCACCGTGAAAGTGACGGTCACGGGACCGACGGGGACCAGCACCCAGAACGTGTTCTTCCTCTACACGACGGTCGCGGCTCCGGTGCTCACCGCGCTCAGTCCGGCCTCGGGGCCTACCAGCGGCGGCAATACGGTCACCATCACCGGCACCAACCTCACCAGCGCCACCCAGGTGCTCTTCGGCGCCAACCCCGCCACCATCCTCACCAACACCCCCACCCAAATCACCGCCACCGCCCCCGCAGGCACCAGCACCACCAACGTCACCGTCACCACCCCAAGCGGCACCAGCAACCCCCTCACCTACACCTACACCACCATCCCCGCCCCCACCATCACCAACCTCAACCCACCCAACGGCCCCACCACCGGCGGCAACACCGTCACCATCACCGGCACCGGACTCTCAGGTGCCATCCAGGTGCTCTTCGGCGCCAACCCCGCCACCATCCTCACCAACACCCCCACCCAAATCACCGCCACCGCACCGGCGGGGCCGCCGTCCGTGGTGAATGTGACCGTCACCACGCCGGGGGGCACCAGCAATCCGCTGCCGTACGTCTATGTCGCCGCCCCGATCGTCATCGGTGTGAGCCCACAGTTCGGTCCGGACACCGGCGGTAACACCGTCACCATCACCGGCAGCAACCTGGCCCTGGCCAGCGCCGTCAACTTCGGCCCCACCCCTGCCACCGGCTTCGCCGTGATCTCCGACAATCAGCTCACGGCGACCGCTCCCCCCGGAACCGGCACGGTCGTGGTCACCGTGACCACACCGGGCGGCACCAGCACCTTGGGCCCCGGGAACCCGTATTACACCTACCTCGGCGCTCCGGTCATCAATACGCTCGTCCCGAACCAGGGCTCGGAGTTGGGCGGCGACTCCGTCACGATCAACGGGTCCAACCTCACGTACACCGACGCCCTGACCTTCGGGGGAACCCCGGCCTCCTTCAGCGTGCTCTCGGACACCCTGGTCGTGACGACGACGCCGACCCACGCGGCCGGAACGGTCAATGTCCAGCTCCACACCCCCGCGGGCAACAGCAACACCCTCCCCTTCACCTACGACCCGGCCTGA
- a CDS encoding membrane protein, with the protein MLWPMLALALAFCGIAVLAVLSVRVHAEVRRLARQVSDSSQRITRAAEDLERASAPLGSTVNALRRE; encoded by the coding sequence ATGCTCTGGCCGATGCTCGCCCTCGCCCTCGCCTTCTGCGGAATCGCCGTACTCGCCGTGCTCTCGGTGCGGGTCCACGCGGAGGTCCGCAGGCTGGCCCGGCAGGTGTCGGACAGCTCGCAGCGGATCACCCGGGCCGCCGAGGACCTGGAGCGGGCCTCGGCTCCGCTGGGATCAACGGTGAACGCTCTGCGTCGCGAGTGA
- a CDS encoding transcriptional regulator: protein MAGNAIDQTRRMLSLVTYLRERPGARVADVARAFGISEDELIADLDVLPLCGTSFRGGDLLDIDTDGERIWWHNPDDVAEPLRLAADEATALLVAARAVATLPGLREGDREALLRATAKLEAAAGEVAGASSRLSVIFEAEGGVFADVDRAISERRRLWLRYYSPARDEITEREVDPIRLFAVGRTYMEAWCRLSEARRTFRLDRVVEIKLLDEASDPPPIELRDLSDLSSALVQTGAEDPEVVVEVGPGGRWVAEYYPHDSAEELPDGGLRITLRAPDPGSLRRLALRLGRDGRIVSPQGLADSARDAARQALAAYGE, encoded by the coding sequence ATGGCCGGAAACGCCATTGACCAGACCCGGCGGATGCTCTCCCTGGTGACATATCTGCGCGAGCGCCCCGGCGCCCGCGTCGCCGATGTCGCCCGGGCCTTCGGCATCAGCGAGGACGAGCTGATCGCCGACCTCGATGTGCTGCCACTGTGCGGCACCAGCTTCCGCGGCGGCGATCTGCTGGACATCGACACCGACGGGGAGCGGATCTGGTGGCATAACCCCGACGACGTCGCCGAGCCGCTGCGGCTGGCGGCCGACGAGGCCACCGCGCTGCTGGTCGCCGCCCGCGCCGTCGCCACCCTCCCCGGGCTGCGCGAGGGCGACCGGGAGGCGCTGCTGCGGGCCACCGCCAAGCTGGAGGCCGCGGCGGGCGAGGTGGCGGGCGCCAGCTCCCGGCTCTCGGTGATCTTCGAGGCGGAGGGCGGCGTCTTCGCCGACGTCGACCGTGCCATCTCCGAGCGCCGCAGGCTGTGGCTGCGCTACTACTCGCCCGCGCGCGATGAGATCACCGAGCGCGAGGTCGACCCGATCCGGCTCTTCGCCGTCGGTCGCACCTACATGGAGGCGTGGTGCCGCCTCTCCGAGGCACGGCGCACCTTCCGGCTCGACCGGGTCGTCGAGATCAAGCTGCTCGACGAGGCGTCCGATCCGCCGCCCATCGAGCTGCGCGATCTGTCGGACCTGTCCTCCGCGCTGGTGCAGACCGGTGCCGAGGACCCCGAGGTGGTCGTCGAGGTCGGCCCCGGCGGGCGCTGGGTCGCCGAGTACTACCCGCACGACAGCGCGGAGGAGCTGCCCGACGGCGGCCTCCGGATCACTCTGCGCGCGCCCGACCCCGGCTCGCTGCGGCGCCTGGCGCTGCGGCTGGGCAGGGACGGCCGGATCGTCTCGCCGCAGGGTCTCGCGGACAGTGCCCGGGACGCGGCGCGGCAGGCGCTCGCGGCGTACGGTGAGTGA